CGAAAGGCCCAAAAGGAGCGCCTCCATGGACGAGAGACAGACGGACATAGCCCTGGACAGCCTGGGCGGGTGGAAGAGAACGCACGACTGCGGACAGCTGAAGGCCGACGACGAGGGGCAGGAGGTCTGCCTGATGGGCTGGGTCCAATACCGGCGGGACCACGGCGGCATCATCTTCATTGATCTCCGGGACCGGGCCGGGCTGACCCAGGTCAAGTTCACCCCCGAGGGGGATATGGCCATCCACGACCGGGCCGGAGTCCTGCGGACGGAATTCGTCCTGGCCGTCAGAGGGACAGTTCTTCTTCGACCGGAAGACATGATCAACCCCAAGATGCCCACCGGGGAAATCGAGGTTTTGGTCACTGATTTCCGGCTCCTGAACACGGCCAAGACGCCGCCGTTTCTCATTGAAGACCGCATCGACGTGTCCGAGAATCTCCGCCTGGCCTGCCGGTATCTCGATCTTCGGCGGCCGAGGATGACAAGAAATCTGGTCCTTCGACACCGGGCGGGCAGGGCCGCGCGTGCCTATCTCGACGACCTGGGCTTCATCGAGGCTGAGACCCCGTTTCTGACCAGGAGCACACCAGAAGGGGCACGGGATTTCCTCGTGCCGAGCCGGATCAATCAGGGCTCCTTCTACGCCCTCCCCCAGTCGCCCCAGCTTTTCAAGCAGCTTCTCATGTTCGGGGGGCTGGACCGTTATTACCAGATTGTTCGCTGCTTCCGGGACGAGGACCTGCGGGCCGATCGTCAGCCCGAGTTCACCCAGATCGACATCGAGATGAGTTTCGTGGAGGAAGAGGACGTCATGGGCATGGCCGAGGGGCTGGTGGCCAAGGTGTTCTCCGAGGCCGCGGGCATTGAGCTGCCGAGGCCCTTCCCGCGCATGACCTATGCCCAGGCTATGGCCGCCTATGGCGTGGACAAGCCGGACATCCGCTTCGATCTTTTGCTGGTAGACGTGACGGACGACGTTAAGGGTTCGGAGTTTCGCCTGTTTTCTGCGGCCGAGACAGTCAAGGCCCTGCGGGTTCCAGGAGGAGGGGAGCTGTCGCGCAAGGAGATCGACGACCTGACCGAGTTCGTGAAAATCTACGGGGCACAGGGCTTGGCCTGGATCAAGATTCTGGACGACAAGTGGCAGTCGCCAATCGCCAAGTTCCTGAGCGACCAGGAGCGGATGGCCCTTCAGAATCGGCTGGGGCTGGAGTCGGGCGACATCGTCTTTTTCCAGGCCGGCGGAACGGACATGGTCAATGCGGCCCTGGGCAATCTCCGTCTAAAGCTTGGAGAGCGGTTCGGGTTGATCGACGCTTCAGACTTCAAGCCCCTGTGGGTCACGGATTTTCCCCTTCTGGAATGGGATCTGGACGACAAGCGGTGGGTAGCCAAGCACCATCCTTTCACGGCCCCGAAATCCAGCTCGGTCCAGGGGCTGTTCGATCGGTCATCCGATGCCCTGGCCCGAAGCTACGACCTGGTATTGAACGGAAGTGAGATCGGGGGCGGATCCATCCGCATCCATTCGGCCGAGGTCCAGCTGGCCATGTTCGAAGCCTTGGGCATCAGCCTGGAGGAGGCCGAGGCCAAATTCGGATTCCTGCTTCGGGCACTGGAGTACGGGGCGCCGCCGCACGGGGGCATCGCCTTCGGCTTCGACCGTCTGGTCATGCTCCTGGCTGGAGAGGCCTCCATTCGGGACGTCATCGCTTTTCCCAAGACCCAGAAGGCCACCTGCCTGATGACCCAGGCCCCGTCGGAAGTGGACCCCCGCCAACTCCGGGAGCTGGGCATCCGCCTGAGGGAGCAGGAGCAAGGTCAACGCCATGGCTAGCCTCAAGGTATTGACCTACCCGGACCCGGTCCTGGCCAGGAAGAGTGAGCCGTTGGTCGAAATTACGGACGAAATTCGGAACTTGGCCCAGGACATGCTGGAGACCATGTACGAGAATCGGGGCATCGGACTGGCCGCGCCCCAGGTGGGTAAGAACGTCCGATTGATCACTGTGGACCTGTCCGGTCCGGAAAGACGGGAGGAGCCCAAGGTCTATGTGAACCCGGCCATTGTCGCCAAGGAGGGGGAGACGGAAACCGAGGAGGGCTGCCTGAGTGTCATCGGCTATCGGTCCTTGGTCAAGCGGGCCGCCTGGGTGTCGTTCACGGCCCAGGATTTGGAGGGTGAGACCGTGGAGCTGGAGGCCGACGATCTGTTGGCCGTGTGCCTGCAGCACGAGTTGGACCATTTGGACGGAGTCCTGTTCATCGATCACATAAGCCGTTTGAAACGGGCCCTGTACGAAAACCGGCTTCGAAAATGGAAGAAGAAAAAATAACCCTGAACCTGGTGTTCATGGGAACCCCGGACTTCGCGGCCGAGATCCTGA
The sequence above is drawn from the Deltaproteobacteria bacterium genome and encodes:
- the aspS gene encoding aspartate--tRNA ligase; the protein is MDERQTDIALDSLGGWKRTHDCGQLKADDEGQEVCLMGWVQYRRDHGGIIFIDLRDRAGLTQVKFTPEGDMAIHDRAGVLRTEFVLAVRGTVLLRPEDMINPKMPTGEIEVLVTDFRLLNTAKTPPFLIEDRIDVSENLRLACRYLDLRRPRMTRNLVLRHRAGRAARAYLDDLGFIEAETPFLTRSTPEGARDFLVPSRINQGSFYALPQSPQLFKQLLMFGGLDRYYQIVRCFRDEDLRADRQPEFTQIDIEMSFVEEEDVMGMAEGLVAKVFSEAAGIELPRPFPRMTYAQAMAAYGVDKPDIRFDLLLVDVTDDVKGSEFRLFSAAETVKALRVPGGGELSRKEIDDLTEFVKIYGAQGLAWIKILDDKWQSPIAKFLSDQERMALQNRLGLESGDIVFFQAGGTDMVNAALGNLRLKLGERFGLIDASDFKPLWVTDFPLLEWDLDDKRWVAKHHPFTAPKSSSVQGLFDRSSDALARSYDLVLNGSEIGGGSIRIHSAEVQLAMFEALGISLEEAEAKFGFLLRALEYGAPPHGGIAFGFDRLVMLLAGEASIRDVIAFPKTQKATCLMTQAPSEVDPRQLRELGIRLREQEQGQRHG
- the def gene encoding peptide deformylase, which produces MASLKVLTYPDPVLARKSEPLVEITDEIRNLAQDMLETMYENRGIGLAAPQVGKNVRLITVDLSGPERREEPKVYVNPAIVAKEGETETEEGCLSVIGYRSLVKRAAWVSFTAQDLEGETVELEADDLLAVCLQHELDHLDGVLFIDHISRLKRALYENRLRKWKKKK